In Rheinheimera sp. MM224, one DNA window encodes the following:
- the deoC gene encoding deoxyribose-phosphate aldolase, with protein MTNPLRIQQLMKLVDLTRLTDQDTVAAMQQWLEQDLAGAAVLPAAVCVYPEYLAQVKDFLQQRKFELKLATVVNFPSGALSLEQVLEQIKAALAAGADEIDCVLPYQSLLLGHTEQVREFLAAVRKATEGFCLKIIIESGELVTCQQISKAAELVVESGADFVKSSTGKVKVGVTEEAARIMLAVIAASERPVGFKASGGVRSVEFALKLVSLFEELTGEVATARYMRLGASALLNDLSQQLDY; from the coding sequence ATGACAAACCCTCTGCGTATACAACAGCTGATGAAGCTGGTGGATTTAACCCGTTTAACGGATCAGGATACAGTGGCCGCCATGCAACAGTGGCTGGAACAGGATTTAGCCGGTGCTGCAGTGCTGCCTGCTGCTGTTTGTGTATATCCAGAGTATCTGGCTCAGGTGAAAGATTTTCTGCAGCAACGAAAGTTCGAGCTGAAACTCGCAACTGTCGTAAATTTCCCATCCGGAGCTTTGTCGTTAGAACAGGTACTGGAGCAAATTAAAGCGGCGCTGGCCGCTGGTGCTGATGAAATTGACTGTGTGTTGCCTTATCAGAGCTTATTATTGGGCCATACGGAGCAAGTGCGTGAGTTTTTAGCCGCGGTGCGCAAGGCTACAGAGGGTTTTTGTTTAAAAATTATTATTGAATCCGGTGAGTTAGTCACTTGTCAGCAGATCAGTAAAGCCGCTGAGTTGGTGGTGGAGTCGGGCGCAGATTTTGTCAAATCGTCCACTGGCAAAGTCAAAGTAGGTGTGACCGAAGAAGCCGCCCGTATTATGTTAGCTGTGATAGCCGCATCTGAGCGTCCAGTGGGTTTTAAGGCCTCAGGTGGCGTACGCTCAGTGGAGTTTGCGTTAAAACTGGTTAGCTTATTTGAAGAGCTGACAGGTGAAGTGGCCACAGCCCGTTATATGCGTCTGGGGGCCAGTGCTTTACTAAATGATTTAAGCCAACAGCTGGATTACTGA
- a CDS encoding tetratricopeptide repeat-containing response regulator: protein MSYKTLENLRVLIVDDQRPFQLLLKGILYSMGATNIAFVLTGEQALWKCMHGSYDVLFVDYNLGSGKNGRQLLEDLREKKLLHPGAVYMIVTGENQVPMVVGAIEVEPDDYIIKPFSQSVLRTRLVKIQNRKKQLAPIYQAMFDDQPELVIEACKQEREQTGRYHSLCGRIQAETHLKLKQYDEAEALLSETLSFSRTNWALLLQARLCFEQERFEESLELCNEAIDTNRYFAEAYDLKARNLIAQGLMEEAMIVISQAIVISPFSVSRQNLLMDIARDMDDLASLVQASKQIYEITRRAARQEVVHLLNYIRTVIDAASRSEELNQRNKYQQEALMAIHRAKREDTVIRDFDFDLFETLCQARLESLSGQQYLAKKTFATVSDRVTAQMNPEIDPEKPDEVPPIPHCAADAVLLLNQIGEFEQASALTQKLQNLSGAIDPTLEKLFSEQQHRSLSRQASFNELNKQGIQFYKESNYEQALIRFEQALEVAPMNTGSALNYIQTAIQMMADPKRKKPLELAEKCRKTFRIVDNMPLPEHHRVRHQELLQQFNKLKEEKRYSR from the coding sequence ATGTCGTACAAAACTCTCGAAAATCTTCGAGTCCTTATTGTTGATGACCAACGTCCCTTCCAGTTATTGCTCAAAGGCATACTGTATTCGATGGGTGCAACCAATATCGCCTTCGTTTTAACAGGCGAACAGGCATTATGGAAGTGCATGCATGGTTCCTACGATGTGTTGTTTGTGGATTACAACTTAGGTTCAGGTAAAAACGGCCGTCAGTTATTAGAAGATTTACGCGAGAAAAAACTGCTGCACCCTGGCGCTGTTTATATGATAGTGACAGGTGAAAATCAGGTGCCTATGGTGGTCGGAGCTATTGAAGTTGAGCCTGACGATTACATCATCAAACCTTTTTCGCAAAGTGTATTACGCACTCGTCTGGTTAAAATTCAAAACCGAAAGAAACAGCTGGCCCCTATTTATCAGGCCATGTTTGACGATCAGCCTGAGCTCGTGATCGAAGCCTGTAAGCAAGAACGTGAACAAACTGGTCGTTATCATTCCTTATGTGGTCGTATTCAAGCTGAAACCCATTTAAAATTAAAACAGTACGATGAAGCTGAGGCTTTATTGTCAGAGACCCTGTCATTTAGCAGAACCAACTGGGCTTTATTACTTCAGGCCCGTCTTTGCTTTGAGCAAGAGCGTTTTGAAGAAAGTCTGGAGCTGTGTAACGAAGCCATAGATACCAACAGATATTTTGCCGAAGCTTATGACCTGAAAGCCCGTAATTTAATAGCTCAGGGTTTGATGGAAGAGGCAATGATCGTCATCTCTCAGGCTATAGTGATTTCGCCATTTTCAGTCAGCAGACAAAACCTGCTGATGGATATAGCCAGAGACATGGATGATTTGGCCAGTCTGGTACAGGCCAGCAAACAAATATACGAAATCACCCGTCGCGCAGCCCGCCAGGAAGTGGTGCATCTGCTGAACTATATCCGCACCGTTATAGATGCAGCATCGCGATCTGAAGAGCTGAATCAGCGTAACAAATACCAGCAAGAAGCCTTAATGGCTATTCACAGAGCCAAACGTGAAGATACCGTCATTCGTGATTTTGACTTCGACTTGTTTGAAACCTTGTGTCAGGCCCGTCTGGAGTCGTTAAGTGGCCAGCAGTATCTGGCGAAAAAAACCTTTGCCACAGTCTCTGATCGCGTAACGGCGCAAATGAACCCGGAGATCGATCCCGAAAAACCGGATGAAGTTCCACCGATCCCTCATTGTGCGGCAGACGCAGTACTGCTGCTGAACCAAATCGGTGAGTTTGAACAAGCATCAGCACTGACACAAAAACTACAAAACTTATCCGGCGCCATAGATCCGACACTGGAAAAATTATTCAGCGAACAGCAACACCGTTCGTTAAGTCGTCAGGCCAGCTTTAATGAATTGAATAAACAAGGTATTCAGTTCTATAAAGAAAGCAATTACGAACAGGCGTTGATCCGCTTTGAACAAGCGCTGGAAGTAGCGCCAATGAATACTGGCAGCGCGCTGAACTATATCCAGACCGCAATTCAGATGATGGCCGATCCGAAACGGAAAAAGCCGCTGGAACTGGCAGAGAAATGCCGCAAAACCTTCAGGATAGTCGACAATATGCCACTGCCAGAGCACCACAGGGTGCGGCATCAGGAGCTATTGCAGCAGTTTAATAAACTCAAAGAAGAAAAACGTTACAGCCGCTAA
- a CDS encoding VC2046/SO_2500 family protein, translating into MLINEWQTGIRLNEAIQQHRLSDFSLWLAFLSPAVEEFAQFYTPDTQSARFQPDLYQQLGIQQARPFAYLPEDEVHLKQQATAFQQGGAVALHLMQCLQGAPLVMEDNKQKLPDEVKSGLSLHARRHLVQQKPEMMVADPTALYEILNQLHA; encoded by the coding sequence ATGCTGATTAATGAGTGGCAAACCGGTATTCGGTTAAATGAGGCGATACAGCAACACCGGCTTAGTGATTTTTCACTCTGGCTGGCATTTTTGTCGCCTGCAGTTGAAGAGTTTGCTCAGTTTTATACCCCAGATACCCAAAGCGCCAGATTTCAGCCTGATTTGTATCAACAGTTGGGCATACAGCAAGCACGGCCTTTTGCATATTTACCAGAAGATGAAGTTCATTTAAAACAGCAAGCCACAGCTTTTCAGCAAGGTGGTGCCGTTGCTTTGCATTTAATGCAGTGTCTGCAAGGTGCGCCTTTAGTGATGGAAGATAATAAGCAGAAGCTGCCGGATGAGGTGAAATCAGGTTTAAGTTTGCATGCAAGACGTCACCTGGTGCAGCAAAAACCAGAGATGATGGTGGCTGATCCTACGGCTTTGTATGAGATTTTAAATCAGCTGCATGCCTGA
- a CDS encoding YchJ family protein: MSIALAAELSSLCYCGSGKSFTACCEPLICDQAFAQNPQQLMRSRYSAYCHHDKNPQCYHYILHTYHSKARAEHNLADIADFAKAVRFIGLKIIDDTKLTATQVHFIASYLVGDKLEVLDEVSDFELEQGHWMYCSGVLTEHPATRISRNDACPCGSGLKFKKCQHQR; the protein is encoded by the coding sequence GTGAGTATTGCATTGGCGGCTGAGTTGTCATCTTTATGTTATTGCGGTTCAGGTAAAAGTTTTACCGCCTGTTGTGAGCCGCTGATCTGTGATCAGGCCTTCGCACAAAACCCACAGCAACTGATGCGGTCGCGTTACAGCGCCTATTGCCATCATGATAAAAACCCGCAGTGTTATCACTACATTCTGCATACCTATCATTCCAAAGCCCGGGCTGAGCACAACCTCGCTGATATAGCGGATTTTGCCAAAGCAGTGCGTTTTATTGGCCTGAAGATTATTGACGATACTAAGTTAACCGCTACTCAGGTGCATTTTATTGCCTCTTATCTGGTCGGCGATAAGCTGGAAGTGTTGGATGAAGTGTCAGATTTTGAGCTGGAGCAAGGCCACTGGATGTATTGCAGTGGTGTATTAACAGAACATCCTGCGACTCGAATATCCCGCAATGATGCCTGCCCTTGTGGCAGTGGCCTTAAATTTAAAAAATGTCAGCACCAAAGATAA
- a CDS encoding cell division inhibitor SulA, whose translation MLNLNKAVHAYPSVGQNQLQHKTGQTAFYQKLQVTAGQLALPELLFIIQQHQQQSGWVLLLAPNQLPDKSTFSGFDLDMSKVLVIQQKQISNIHTVLGDALSSSTCSAVVVWQDQFSESSLQHYQQLAEQHQTCFYQLSSDAVQAQTTNTRIAVSH comes from the coding sequence ATGTTGAATTTAAACAAAGCAGTTCACGCCTACCCTTCAGTTGGCCAAAACCAGTTACAGCATAAAACCGGTCAAACCGCGTTTTATCAAAAATTGCAGGTCACTGCTGGCCAACTGGCATTACCTGAATTGCTGTTTATTATTCAGCAGCACCAACAACAATCTGGCTGGGTGCTGTTACTGGCACCAAACCAACTGCCTGATAAATCAACCTTCAGTGGTTTCGATTTAGACATGTCCAAAGTACTGGTGATCCAGCAAAAACAAATCAGCAATATCCATACAGTATTAGGCGATGCGTTAAGCAGCAGTACCTGTAGTGCTGTTGTAGTCTGGCAAGATCAGTTCAGCGAAAGCTCGTTGCAGCATTATCAACAACTGGCTGAGCAGCATCAAACCTGCTTTTATCAGTTAAGCAGTGATGCAGTACAGGCCCAGACTACCAACACGCGTATTGCGGTAAGCCACTAA
- a CDS encoding EAL domain-containing protein has protein sequence MWTDESYRQELVSILQQRKLQPLFQPVLDFNTGYIQGYEALIRGPSDSPLHSPLVLFKVAHQCQLLPELEMLCRELSIAAFAAAGVQGDLYLNVNPLLLLSNDHPSGLTLALLDKYQLNPSRVVIELSEQYQVDDSTVLINAVHHYRELGFRIAIDDLGSGFSGLKLWSELKPDLIKIDRYFISQVHADPTKKEFVRSIIALAKSTGSAVVAEGIETREELLLCQELGADYGQGYLLGRPNAVMSSVVTGSYQLNPNQGSTPPNSTEQVGALLLSVPAVASVTTVAQLFDLFSKNPQWSSLAIVEDDQPVGIVQKSVLFELFSSPYGRALYEKKSVKALMDKDAVIVDENSTLDQLSQQVTDQDDEGSWYFIVTRDQKYLGLGSVRALLKRITESKLQNARYANPLTLLPGNVPIYREIDGLLQRRKSFHIAYFDLNDFKPYNDTYGYSKGDLVIQLVAELLTSIAGAGGHFVGHVGGDDFVVIFTSENWQELCQQVLNEFAERVLFYYESAHVQAGGIRSQNRSGEQVFYPLLSLAVGVVSPDPRLCICHHDVAALASDAKTQAKKPQGNFLFISRRRGPGLSGLVN, from the coding sequence ATGTGGACAGATGAAAGTTACAGGCAAGAACTGGTCAGTATTTTACAGCAGCGTAAGTTGCAGCCGCTGTTTCAGCCTGTACTGGATTTTAACACCGGTTATATACAAGGTTATGAAGCGCTGATCCGCGGCCCATCCGACAGCCCACTGCATTCTCCTTTAGTGTTATTTAAAGTGGCGCATCAGTGCCAGTTATTACCTGAACTGGAAATGTTGTGCCGCGAGCTGAGTATCGCTGCTTTTGCCGCCGCTGGTGTGCAGGGCGATTTGTATCTCAACGTCAATCCGCTGCTGTTGTTGTCGAACGATCACCCGTCCGGTTTGACTCTGGCTTTGTTAGACAAATACCAGTTAAACCCAAGCCGGGTGGTGATTGAGCTATCAGAGCAGTATCAGGTGGATGATTCCACCGTATTAATTAATGCAGTGCATCATTACCGTGAACTGGGTTTTCGTATTGCCATCGATGATTTAGGCAGTGGTTTTTCCGGTTTAAAGCTCTGGTCTGAACTCAAACCCGATTTGATTAAAATTGACCGCTATTTTATCAGTCAGGTGCATGCCGATCCGACCAAAAAAGAATTTGTCCGCAGCATTATTGCGCTGGCGAAAAGCACTGGCTCGGCTGTGGTGGCTGAAGGGATTGAAACCCGTGAAGAGTTGCTGCTCTGTCAGGAGCTAGGCGCAGATTATGGTCAGGGCTATTTATTAGGCCGTCCTAATGCGGTGATGAGCTCCGTAGTCACCGGCAGTTATCAGCTCAACCCAAATCAGGGCAGTACGCCGCCGAATTCGACCGAACAGGTAGGGGCCTTATTATTATCCGTGCCCGCTGTAGCCAGTGTCACTACTGTTGCGCAGTTGTTTGATTTATTTAGTAAAAACCCGCAGTGGTCCAGCCTCGCCATAGTGGAAGATGACCAGCCTGTTGGCATAGTGCAAAAGTCGGTGTTGTTTGAGCTGTTCTCCAGCCCTTATGGCCGCGCTTTGTATGAAAAGAAAAGTGTGAAAGCACTGATGGATAAAGATGCTGTGATAGTTGATGAGAACAGCACTTTGGATCAATTGAGTCAGCAGGTGACGGATCAGGACGACGAAGGCAGCTGGTATTTTATTGTCACCCGCGATCAAAAGTATCTGGGTTTAGGTTCTGTGCGTGCATTGCTGAAACGTATCACCGAAAGCAAATTACAAAATGCGCGTTACGCTAATCCTCTGACCTTGTTGCCCGGTAATGTGCCGATTTACCGTGAAATTGATGGTTTATTACAACGACGTAAAAGCTTTCACATAGCCTATTTTGATTTAAACGACTTTAAACCCTACAACGACACTTATGGCTACAGCAAAGGCGATTTAGTCATTCAACTGGTGGCTGAGCTATTAACCAGCATAGCGGGCGCTGGTGGTCATTTTGTTGGTCATGTCGGTGGCGATGATTTTGTCGTGATCTTCACCAGTGAAAACTGGCAGGAGTTGTGTCAGCAGGTGCTGAATGAGTTTGCTGAGCGGGTGCTGTTTTATTATGAAAGCGCCCATGTGCAGGCTGGTGGTATTCGCAGTCAGAATCGCAGTGGTGAGCAGGTGTTTTATCCTTTACTCAGTCTGGCAGTTGGGGTAGTGTCACCCGACCCGAGGTTATGTATTTGCCATCATGATGTTGCGGCTTTAGCCAGTGATGCCAAAACACAAGCGAAAAAACCACAGGGCAACTTTTTGTTTATTTCACGCCGACGTGGGCCTGGCTTGAGTGGATTAGTAAATTAG
- a CDS encoding DUF3581 domain-containing protein, whose translation MFLQQFISEHNHEVSFSRQQACRFAKEVATDFNPIHDADSKRFCVPGDLLFAHMVSKHGLAQKLHCTFAGMVSSDVLLHSEQQGDEWRLCDQQQKNYLILRQQGEIFHDLAYIESLVKDYVRFSGQNFPHILQPLMKQHQVMINPQRPLVIYESMTLEFNRFSATSPELRLAHNGLTVEGKRGLARLGFELVENGEVIGRGEKRMILSSLQPYEETVMQQMVDFYNERKTQFQHAV comes from the coding sequence ATGTTTTTACAGCAGTTTATTAGTGAGCATAACCACGAAGTCAGTTTTAGCCGTCAGCAGGCCTGCCGTTTTGCCAAGGAAGTGGCCACAGATTTTAACCCTATCCACGACGCCGACAGTAAAAGATTCTGTGTGCCAGGTGATTTGTTGTTTGCCCATATGGTCAGCAAACACGGTTTAGCGCAGAAGTTACATTGCACCTTCGCTGGTATGGTCAGCTCAGATGTATTGCTGCATTCAGAACAACAAGGCGATGAATGGCGCTTGTGTGATCAGCAGCAAAAAAATTACTTAATTTTGCGCCAGCAAGGCGAAATCTTCCACGATTTGGCTTATATCGAGTCTTTAGTGAAAGACTATGTACGTTTCTCTGGTCAAAACTTCCCACATATTCTGCAGCCTTTAATGAAGCAGCATCAGGTGATGATTAACCCTCAGCGTCCACTGGTGATTTACGAAAGTATGACGCTGGAATTCAACCGTTTTTCTGCTACCTCACCTGAATTACGTTTAGCCCACAATGGCTTAACAGTCGAAGGTAAACGTGGTTTAGCCCGCTTAGGTTTTGAGCTGGTGGAAAATGGTGAAGTGATAGGCCGCGGCGAAAAACGTATGATTTTAAGCAGCCTGCAGCCTTACGAAGAAACCGTGATGCAGCAAATGGTCGATTTCTACAACGAGCGTAAAACTCAGTTTCAGCACGCGGTTTAA
- a CDS encoding YciI family protein → MYYMICSEDVPNSLPLRKQVREQHLARLQELKAQDRLLIAGPLPAVDLEDPAEAGFTGSLVVAQFESLEQAKAWAAADPYIAAGVYANSVVKPFKKVLP, encoded by the coding sequence ATGTATTACATGATTTGTTCAGAAGATGTGCCAAATAGCCTGCCACTGCGTAAGCAAGTGCGTGAACAGCATTTAGCACGTTTGCAGGAGTTAAAAGCTCAGGACCGTTTATTGATTGCAGGCCCTCTGCCAGCAGTGGATCTGGAAGACCCGGCTGAAGCAGGTTTTACCGGTTCTTTAGTGGTGGCGCAGTTTGAGTCTTTAGAACAGGCCAAAGCCTGGGCCGCTGCCGATCCATACATTGCAGCAGGTGTGTATGCCAATTCAGTGGTGAAGCCATTTAAAAAAGTGTTGCCTTAA
- a CDS encoding substrate-binding periplasmic protein, with the protein MKLFLAAIVCLLLSFRSESCTLRMGIETSFAPYIIQQDDSWSGLNVELLSRLAKEVGCTLEFIHSPWLRSLKLIEQGELDVLSHLSYNAERSQQFAFIGPHQQEVIYLVGKTEAFPGLTNLTQLKRSGTSGIVALLNGAYYGDELDSILNDAKNRTRFVFIRGNEDKQALLLNGRVHGVLEDIVAYHYWKKQAGLSTVGLEPLFEVYQSPVYFGFNRHTLSQQQLEQLAKAWQHLYDNGELGLIVQRYQLAEYQFSLPAPASLLPQ; encoded by the coding sequence ATGAAGCTTTTTCTTGCCGCCATAGTCTGTTTACTGCTGAGTTTCCGCTCTGAAAGCTGCACCTTACGTATGGGTATTGAAACCAGCTTTGCACCTTATATTATTCAGCAGGATGACAGCTGGAGCGGCCTGAATGTTGAGTTGCTGAGCCGCCTGGCAAAGGAAGTAGGTTGTACTCTGGAGTTTATTCATAGCCCCTGGTTGAGGTCGTTAAAGCTGATCGAGCAGGGCGAGCTGGATGTGTTAAGCCACTTAAGTTACAACGCCGAGCGCAGTCAACAATTTGCTTTTATTGGTCCACATCAGCAGGAAGTTATTTATCTGGTGGGTAAAACAGAGGCTTTCCCGGGTTTAACCAATCTGACACAACTTAAGCGCAGCGGCACCTCAGGCATTGTCGCCTTACTCAATGGCGCTTATTATGGCGATGAGCTGGACAGTATTTTAAACGATGCCAAAAATCGTACCCGTTTTGTCTTTATTCGTGGCAATGAAGATAAACAGGCACTGCTACTGAATGGTCGTGTGCATGGAGTGCTTGAAGATATAGTGGCTTATCACTACTGGAAAAAACAGGCGGGCTTGTCGACAGTCGGCTTAGAACCTTTGTTTGAGGTCTATCAAAGCCCGGTGTATTTTGGTTTTAACCGACACACACTGAGTCAACAACAGCTAGAGCAACTGGCAAAAGCCTGGCAACATTTATACGACAATGGCGAACTTGGCCTCATAGTTCAGCGTTATCAACTGGCAGAGTATCAATTTAGTTTGCCAGCACCAGCTTCTCTCCTACCGCAGTAA
- a CDS encoding class I SAM-dependent methyltransferase, whose protein sequence is MLTKVLGLSVFLLLSQSSFAATADAGISISQALQHEARTAENKKRDAARKPEQTLAFFEVTPESTVVEVWPGSGWYTEILAPLLAEKGKLYAAHYSDKFTMLSADYMQKGRAEFKAKLASHPIYKNVTVTDFAPLADIDIAPAGTVDLVLSIRNQLYLFDGETSLKHALDNFYKALKPGGVLGVVAPRLPDNLINTDWKKTGYVPEQLWLKLAKEAGFNFEASSDMLLNPKDTADHPSGIWSLPPTMAGTKEEKAKHLAIGEVNQMVLKFRKPLV, encoded by the coding sequence ATGCTGACTAAAGTACTAGGTTTGAGCGTGTTTCTGCTGCTAAGCCAAAGCAGTTTTGCCGCCACTGCGGATGCTGGCATCAGTATCAGTCAGGCTTTGCAGCACGAAGCCCGCACTGCAGAAAATAAAAAACGTGACGCTGCACGTAAGCCGGAGCAAACATTGGCGTTTTTTGAAGTGACGCCAGAAAGCACGGTAGTGGAAGTCTGGCCTGGTTCTGGTTGGTATACCGAAATTTTAGCGCCGTTACTGGCCGAAAAAGGCAAACTCTACGCTGCCCATTATTCCGATAAATTCACCATGCTCTCCGCTGACTATATGCAAAAAGGCCGCGCAGAATTCAAAGCAAAACTGGCATCGCACCCCATCTATAAAAATGTCACAGTGACAGACTTTGCACCTTTGGCTGATATCGACATAGCGCCAGCAGGCACTGTGGATCTGGTGCTGTCTATCCGCAATCAGCTCTATCTATTTGATGGCGAAACCTCGTTAAAACATGCGTTAGACAACTTTTATAAAGCGCTGAAACCAGGTGGCGTATTAGGGGTAGTAGCGCCGCGTCTGCCAGATAATTTAATCAATACAGACTGGAAAAAAACCGGTTATGTGCCAGAGCAGTTATGGTTAAAACTGGCCAAAGAGGCCGGATTTAACTTCGAGGCAAGTAGCGACATGCTACTCAACCCAAAAGACACCGCCGATCACCCATCAGGCATTTGGTCTTTACCACCCACTATGGCTGGAACTAAAGAAGAAAAAGCTAAGCATCTTGCTATTGGCGAAGTAAACCAGATGGTGCTGAAGTTTAGAAAGCCGCTGGTGTAG
- a CDS encoding DUF3307 domain-containing protein gives MSDFFSVLIPFMLMHIICDFYLQPKLWVEAKKASTYRSLELYLHSLLHGVASLIPAVILAVDWRTAACVVVIVAVSHFIIDLWKVSTPRGETFSYFVIDQTLHLSILTVIAFHIADSVTIEAVLKHENFQDAVMLLFGYLLILKPTSIVIASILKKYPISGSAGDDTTQVSGIVAGGELIGYLERLLILTFTLVGSYEAVGFVLAAKSIFRFGELNKTNDRSMTEYVLIGSLVSVVITTLVGTLLSFGLEVKIK, from the coding sequence ATGTCTGATTTTTTTAGTGTTCTAATACCCTTCATGCTGATGCACATCATCTGCGACTTTTACTTGCAGCCAAAGCTATGGGTCGAAGCCAAAAAAGCGAGCACTTATCGCTCACTTGAGTTATACCTTCACTCACTACTACATGGCGTTGCTTCATTAATTCCTGCAGTGATCTTAGCTGTTGATTGGCGCACCGCTGCTTGCGTGGTTGTTATAGTTGCAGTAAGTCATTTTATTATCGATCTGTGGAAAGTAAGTACACCACGTGGTGAGACATTTTCCTATTTTGTTATTGACCAGACTTTGCATCTGTCGATATTAACGGTCATTGCTTTTCATATAGCAGACAGTGTAACGATTGAAGCAGTGCTAAAACATGAGAACTTCCAGGATGCAGTGATGCTGCTTTTTGGTTACCTTCTCATTCTCAAACCAACATCAATTGTGATTGCCAGCATCTTAAAAAAGTATCCAATATCAGGTAGCGCTGGAGACGACACTACTCAAGTCAGTGGTATTGTCGCTGGTGGCGAGTTGATTGGTTATTTAGAACGCTTGTTAATACTGACTTTTACCCTTGTGGGCAGTTATGAAGCTGTGGGGTTCGTATTGGCAGCCAAGTCAATATTTAGATTTGGTGAATTGAACAAAACAAACGACCGAAGCATGACTGAGTATGTGTTGATTGGATCATTGGTATCGGTGGTGATCACAACATTAGTGGGAACCTTATTGTCATTTGGTTTGGAGGTAAAAATTAAGTAG